The Fodinibius saliphilus genome has a segment encoding these proteins:
- a CDS encoding flavin reductase codes for MADQEHSDMVDITGDPELWSRCYTVHSLVIIGSKEENGAYNFAPKHMSMPLGFGPYFGFMGTPRKTTYKNIDREKAFTVSYPGPEQLVFSSLMASRREEDDSKPVTDKIPTVEAQQVEGKFLKDSYFQLECKLSQMIGKFGEWEIIVGEVVSAHVHKDALRREGHDNSDDTLLQDHPLLAYLHPGRFSTIKESNTFPIPKNFKR; via the coding sequence ATGGCTGATCAAGAACATTCAGATATGGTTGATATTACTGGTGATCCAGAACTTTGGAGCCGATGTTATACTGTTCACTCTCTCGTAATCATTGGCAGTAAAGAAGAAAATGGTGCCTACAACTTTGCTCCAAAACATATGAGTATGCCATTGGGCTTTGGTCCATATTTCGGCTTTATGGGAACTCCACGAAAAACAACGTACAAAAACATTGACCGTGAAAAAGCCTTTACCGTGAGCTATCCCGGCCCTGAACAGTTGGTGTTTTCTAGCCTTATGGCCTCGCGCCGCGAAGAAGATGACAGTAAACCGGTTACGGATAAAATTCCAACTGTAGAAGCTCAACAAGTTGAAGGAAAGTTCTTAAAAGATTCCTACTTTCAACTGGAGTGCAAACTTTCGCAAATGATCGGCAAGTTTGGAGAATGGGAAATAATTGTGGGCGAGGTGGTATCAGCCCATGTTCATAAAGATGCATTAAGGAGAGAAGGACATGATAACTCTGATGACACGCTCCTTCAAGACCATCCCTTACTGGCCTACCTGCACCCAGGCCGGTTTAGTACCATTAAAGAAAGTAACACCTTTCCTATCCCCAAAAATTTCAAACGATAG
- a CDS encoding M20 family metallopeptidase encodes MTERGKELLQYFRDHQQDFLNLLEALVTQETPSDNPASFSKLFAIITKEFEKIGFSVSHIEGQDTAGQLLCTPDEFNDQPPNQLVVGHCDTVWEKGTLEQMPFSVDGNEVSGPGVYDMKAGIAMMIFGVKAIKELDREMPYQPIFLINTDEEIGSNESKELIIEQAKKSARTFVLEPSLGSEGKIKTARKGIGEFEIIINGTPSHAGLAPEEGVSAILELSHVVQQLFKLNDPSSGISVNVGTIEGGERSNVIAAQSKAVIDVRIPTKMDGERIKKQIYEIEPEMEGIELNVSGGINRPPLEKGPANEQLWQATKKLGEELDMELKEGTSGGASDGNFTNLYSPTIDGLGAVGEGAHAYHEKIFLKETLKRLALFTLLLQQPTIYD; translated from the coding sequence ATGACCGAACGCGGAAAAGAGCTTCTTCAATACTTTCGGGATCATCAACAAGATTTTTTAAATCTGCTAGAAGCACTGGTGACACAAGAGACCCCATCAGATAATCCCGCTTCATTTTCTAAACTCTTTGCAATTATTACAAAAGAATTTGAGAAAATTGGCTTTTCGGTCTCACACATTGAAGGGCAGGACACTGCCGGACAACTTCTATGTACCCCTGATGAATTTAATGACCAACCCCCCAATCAACTTGTAGTTGGGCATTGTGATACTGTCTGGGAAAAAGGGACTCTGGAACAGATGCCTTTTTCCGTCGATGGCAATGAGGTTTCAGGGCCCGGTGTGTATGATATGAAAGCCGGTATTGCGATGATGATTTTTGGGGTCAAAGCCATTAAAGAACTCGACCGCGAGATGCCCTATCAGCCCATCTTCCTTATTAACACCGATGAAGAGATCGGAAGCAACGAATCAAAAGAATTAATTATCGAACAAGCCAAAAAGTCGGCACGTACGTTTGTTTTAGAACCCTCACTTGGTTCAGAAGGAAAAATAAAAACGGCCCGAAAGGGAATTGGAGAATTTGAGATTATCATTAACGGCACTCCCTCTCATGCCGGTCTCGCTCCCGAAGAAGGAGTAAGTGCTATCCTAGAACTTTCCCATGTGGTCCAACAGCTATTTAAACTTAATGATCCTTCATCTGGCATATCGGTAAATGTAGGTACTATCGAGGGCGGAGAACGATCAAATGTTATTGCAGCTCAAAGCAAAGCTGTTATTGATGTACGTATTCCTACTAAGATGGATGGAGAACGTATTAAAAAACAAATTTATGAAATTGAACCTGAAATGGAAGGGATTGAACTAAACGTCTCAGGAGGCATAAACCGCCCTCCACTGGAAAAAGGACCTGCCAACGAGCAATTGTGGCAGGCTACAAAAAAGTTAGGAGAAGAGTTGGATATGGAACTAAAAGAGGGGACCTCCGGTGGCGCTTCTGACGGAAACTTCACAAACCTTTACTCTCCTACTATTGATGGTCTCGGAGCTGTTGGAGAAGGAGCTCATGCCTATCACGAAAAAATATTCCTGAAAGAAACATTGAAACGCTTGGCACTTTTCACACTCCTGCTTCAGCAACCTACCATTTATGACTAA
- a CDS encoding GNAT family N-acetyltransferase, whose protein sequence is MDIQLHISTDEEVITPICDFTYSWCLNCGLPAEDATRFTIAVSELISDIILFAYPHERKAYFDLTFKDTLSNIEVVVSEAGEPFDPDRHGYDPNQAREQANFEGAGFRLIRRFCDEFLFINRGKEGKEFRLSKALDVHDLDEMLELSRSKKPEEPDQKGHVQPTEVDYTISQIGPSDAEDIAKLIYRTYEYSYSKEDLYYPKKIEKTLLSKEKLGVITRDNNGLAIGYFAVLRKADSNIAEVGEAVVSPDYRRQGIMSNMMEHLITTAREQKIEGLYGKAVTLHPVSQRVNHKYDFITTALMLAESNNIIYKGFDEEYPQPVSVVLDFLPLFSFKKKKVVYLPHQYADILLETYDELNIAVTQDYNPDPKMAEQSDIELTIDYQDNTSLIIVKKYGSDFKTVLSDMIKSLQEQENPNAIYIDLPLENSATPEQFKIVKSLDFIYCGLAPMFHNESDYLRLQKINIPLNLELIEIFSSFGQRIKNHITDEYC, encoded by the coding sequence ATGGATATCCAACTCCATATATCCACAGATGAAGAAGTTATAACTCCGATCTGTGATTTTACGTACAGTTGGTGCCTCAATTGTGGGCTACCTGCTGAAGATGCTACCCGCTTTACCATAGCTGTCAGCGAATTGATTAGCGACATCATTCTTTTTGCCTATCCTCATGAACGCAAAGCATACTTCGACCTAACCTTTAAAGATACCCTATCAAATATTGAAGTTGTGGTTAGTGAAGCCGGTGAACCCTTTGACCCCGACCGACACGGGTATGATCCGAATCAGGCAAGAGAACAAGCTAATTTTGAAGGAGCTGGGTTTCGCCTAATACGCCGTTTCTGTGATGAATTTCTTTTTATAAATAGGGGAAAAGAGGGAAAAGAATTTCGTTTATCTAAAGCATTAGATGTGCATGACCTGGATGAAATGCTTGAACTTTCAAGATCCAAAAAACCTGAAGAACCGGACCAAAAAGGACACGTACAACCGACAGAAGTCGATTATACTATTAGTCAAATCGGTCCATCTGATGCTGAAGATATTGCTAAGCTTATTTACCGGACTTATGAATACTCATATAGCAAAGAAGATCTCTACTATCCCAAGAAAATTGAGAAAACACTACTGAGCAAAGAAAAGTTAGGGGTTATTACAAGGGACAATAATGGATTGGCGATTGGCTATTTTGCGGTCCTTAGAAAAGCGGATTCTAATATTGCGGAAGTAGGAGAAGCTGTAGTTTCGCCTGATTACCGACGTCAGGGTATCATGAGCAACATGATGGAACATCTTATTACTACCGCTCGCGAGCAAAAAATAGAAGGACTGTACGGCAAGGCAGTAACCCTGCACCCGGTAAGTCAGCGTGTAAATCATAAATATGACTTTATTACTACTGCCCTGATGTTGGCAGAATCTAACAATATTATTTATAAAGGATTTGACGAAGAGTACCCCCAACCGGTTTCCGTAGTTCTCGATTTTCTTCCTCTGTTTTCCTTTAAAAAAAAGAAAGTAGTATATCTGCCACACCAATATGCCGACATACTCTTGGAAACCTATGATGAACTTAACATAGCAGTTACCCAAGATTATAATCCTGATCCTAAAATGGCTGAACAGTCAGATATTGAACTCACCATAGACTATCAAGATAACACCTCCCTGATTATTGTTAAAAAGTATGGCTCTGACTTTAAAACAGTGCTTTCAGATATGATAAAAAGCCTTCAGGAGCAAGAAAATCCCAATGCTATTTATATTGACCTGCCATTGGAAAATTCTGCGACCCCAGAGCAATTCAAGATCGTTAAGTCGCTCGATTTTATATACTGTGGGCTGGCTCCGATGTTTCACAATGAATCAGATTACCTGCGACTTCAAAAAATTAACATTCCCCTTAACCTAGAGCTCATAGAGATCTTTTCTTCTTTTGGTCAAAGAATTAAAAACCATATTACTGATGAATATTGTTGA
- a CDS encoding TIGR04282 family arsenosugar biosynthesis glycosyltransferase, producing the protein MKKDTSHIAVLFFSRSASAEAQNKIFTVDNHSPKNDQLAQQLISHSRKQIVQSGLPFIEFDEQLQQGHDFGERFAHAFTTMFEMGYQHVIAVGNDTPELCSGHIEQAADLLLTGKADIILGPAKDGGTWLTAYTKEAFDERNFRQHPWQEKTLCSSLIQRYSEQFSVTTLELLADIDDAHTLQSFIQRTSHKFPTLVCQLQSILATILSFGIEDSPPELPYISYRNNRLRAPPLG; encoded by the coding sequence TTGAAAAAAGATACCTCACATATTGCTGTTTTATTCTTTAGCCGCTCTGCCTCGGCTGAAGCGCAGAATAAAATCTTTACTGTAGATAACCACTCCCCAAAAAACGACCAGCTGGCCCAGCAGCTTATTAGCCACAGCCGTAAGCAAATAGTTCAGTCAGGTTTACCTTTTATTGAATTTGATGAACAGCTACAACAAGGGCACGATTTCGGTGAACGCTTTGCCCATGCATTCACAACCATGTTTGAAATGGGGTATCAACATGTAATAGCTGTAGGCAATGATACGCCTGAACTTTGTTCTGGTCATATTGAACAAGCTGCTGACCTACTGCTCACTGGAAAGGCTGATATTATACTTGGACCTGCAAAAGATGGGGGTACATGGCTTACAGCCTACACCAAAGAGGCTTTTGATGAACGTAATTTCCGGCAGCATCCCTGGCAAGAAAAAACCTTATGCTCATCCCTTATCCAACGTTATAGTGAACAGTTCTCGGTTACCACACTGGAACTTCTGGCTGATATTGATGATGCTCATACCTTACAGAGTTTCATACAACGAACTTCTCATAAGTTCCCTACCCTTGTCTGCCAACTTCAATCTATTTTAGCTACTATTCTCTCTTTTGGGATTGAAGATAGCCCGCCAGAATTACCTTATATCTCCTATCGCAACAACCGGTTAAGAGCTCCACCCTTGGGATAA